From Laspinema palackyanum D2c, the proteins below share one genomic window:
- a CDS encoding CocE/NonD family hydrolase has protein sequence MNTHRRRCKPRWHRPLLFTLSLIFTLIFGLEPAGETWAKVSPLSGVIGIENLDSSRYPTNQALYVTMGDGVKIAIDIWLPKQLNPGEKVPTLMRMDRYWRSLGIMGYFPEFDPNYPEAQLANNAGYALVLVDARGTGSSFGTQIYPWSPDEIQDYGEIVDWIIAQPWSNGKVGSYGTSYAGNATEFLGRLNHPAVQAIAPRFNDFDPYTQLAFPGGIFNEWFVRRWSENNRQLDANDANFVCLMEQLEGAICDAMKVVITGAKPVDADRDGTLQAEAIRDRIANLDVYQAAQTITYRDDRYGTTGVTLPAFSPYRFQEEISQSQVPIFSIASWLDAGTANGALSRFLTYSNPQKVVIGAWNHGGTEDASPYQPADLSPDPPLYEQIEELLEFFDTYLKPDSSRPPITREIRYYTMVEDQWKTTPVWPPQGIVSQSWYFGEDNRLTQTAPQTEAGTDEYAVNFEATTGTQNRWHTKAGGTDVIYNNRTREDQKLLTYTSSPLSEAMEITGHPVVTFYVSSTVNDGAFYVYLEDIAPEGEVLYVTEGQLRSLHRQISPEKPPYAVFGPYHSFERQDGQPQQPGEIMELSFDLLPTSVLIQKGHRLRVAIAGHDADTFARYPAQGNATLTLHRNAIYPSHIDLPIMTPK, from the coding sequence ATGAACACTCACCGGAGACGGTGTAAACCCAGATGGCATCGCCCCCTCCTCTTCACCCTCTCCCTAATTTTTACCCTAATTTTTGGACTGGAACCCGCAGGAGAAACCTGGGCAAAAGTCTCTCCCTTATCCGGGGTCATCGGTATAGAAAACCTGGATTCATCCCGTTACCCCACCAACCAAGCATTGTATGTAACCATGGGCGATGGCGTCAAAATTGCCATTGATATCTGGTTGCCGAAACAATTAAACCCGGGTGAAAAAGTCCCCACCCTGATGCGGATGGACCGCTACTGGCGATCGCTGGGAATTATGGGCTATTTTCCCGAATTTGACCCGAACTATCCCGAGGCGCAACTGGCAAATAATGCCGGTTATGCGTTAGTTTTAGTCGATGCCAGAGGGACGGGTTCCTCCTTCGGAACTCAAATCTATCCTTGGTCCCCAGATGAAATTCAAGACTATGGAGAAATCGTTGATTGGATTATTGCCCAACCTTGGTCCAATGGCAAAGTTGGCAGCTATGGCACCTCTTATGCGGGGAATGCCACAGAATTTTTAGGGCGATTAAATCATCCCGCAGTCCAAGCGATCGCCCCCCGATTTAATGACTTTGACCCTTACACCCAACTCGCCTTTCCCGGCGGGATTTTTAATGAATGGTTTGTCCGACGATGGAGTGAAAACAATCGACAATTAGATGCCAACGATGCCAACTTTGTTTGTTTAATGGAACAATTGGAAGGGGCCATTTGTGACGCCATGAAAGTGGTGATTACCGGGGCAAAACCTGTCGATGCCGATCGCGATGGGACCCTACAAGCAGAAGCCATCCGCGATCGCATTGCTAACCTGGATGTATATCAAGCCGCCCAAACCATCACCTATCGCGATGATCGCTATGGCACAACCGGGGTAACTCTCCCAGCTTTTAGCCCCTACCGCTTCCAAGAAGAAATCTCCCAGTCCCAAGTGCCTATATTTAGTATTGCCAGTTGGTTAGATGCGGGAACTGCCAATGGTGCACTCAGTCGATTTCTCACCTATAGTAATCCCCAGAAAGTCGTCATCGGGGCCTGGAATCATGGCGGGACGGAAGATGCTAGTCCCTATCAACCAGCGGATCTGTCTCCGGACCCGCCCCTGTATGAACAAATCGAAGAATTGTTAGAGTTTTTTGATACCTATTTGAAACCCGATAGCAGCCGCCCCCCCATTACCCGGGAAATTCGCTATTACACAATGGTAGAGGACCAATGGAAGACCACCCCAGTTTGGCCGCCTCAAGGCATTGTCTCCCAATCCTGGTATTTTGGTGAGGATAACCGTTTGACCCAAACTGCACCTCAGACAGAAGCGGGAACCGATGAATATGCGGTGAACTTTGAGGCCACTACCGGCACCCAGAACCGCTGGCATACCAAAGCGGGGGGAACAGATGTGATATACAACAACCGTACTAGGGAAGACCAAAAATTATTGACCTATACAAGCAGCCCTCTTTCTGAAGCGATGGAAATTACAGGGCATCCGGTAGTTACATTTTATGTGAGTTCTACGGTCAACGATGGCGCATTTTATGTATATTTAGAAGATATTGCTCCAGAGGGAGAAGTGCTATATGTAACCGAGGGACAATTGCGATCGCTGCATCGGCAGATTTCTCCAGAAAAACCCCCTTATGCAGTCTTTGGACCTTATCATTCCTTTGAACGACAAGATGGACAACCACAACAACCGGGGGAAATCATGGAACTGTCCTTTGATTTATTACCCACCTCAGTCCTAATTCAGAAAGGACATCGCTTGCGAGTGGCGATCGCCGGTCATGATGCCGACACCTTTGCCCGATATCCGGCCCAAGGAAACGCCACCCTAACCCTGCATCGGAACGCCATCTATCCCTCCCATATCGACTTACCCATCATGACTCCAAAATAA